From the Lathyrus oleraceus cultivar Zhongwan6 chromosome 4, CAAS_Psat_ZW6_1.0, whole genome shotgun sequence genome, one window contains:
- the LOC127136950 gene encoding uncharacterized protein LOC127136950: METKIPVREVTATKVFVIENAAEGASASPAGPFVPGAGGEEVFGIGDEGDGDGEEVVVGEGAGEEVVAGEGVGDVFVEGDGAGAELGDNDRVGAGAGACCAMHEVANNPNITNTLIATEPMFLYVFLIEKNV; encoded by the coding sequence ATGGAGACGAAGATTCCAGTAAGAGAAGTAACGGCAACAAAGGTATTTGTGATAGAGAATGCAGCTGAGGGTGCCTCAGCTTCTCCTGCTGGGCCATTTGTTCCTGGTGCTGGTGGAGAAGAAGTGTTTGGAATTGGTGATGAAGGAGATGGTGATGGAGAAGAAGTGGTTGTAGGGGAGGGTGCTGGAGAAGAAGTTGTTGCAGGAGAAGGTGTTGGTGATGTGTTTGTGGAGGGTGATGGAGCAGGTGCTGAATTGGGTGATAATGATCGGGTAGGTGCGGGTGCAGGAGCTTGTTGTGCTATGCATGAAGTAGCCAACAACCCCAATATCACAAACACTTTGATTGCAACAGAACCCatgtttttatatgtttttttgATAGAGAAGAATGTTTAA